In Streptomyces rapamycinicus NRRL 5491, the genomic stretch GTCGCGGGCAGCGGCAGACCGCTGGCCTCACTCAGCCGATTGCGCAGCCGCACGGCGGTCAGCGAGTCGAGGCCCAGCTCCCGGAAGGCGCGTCCGACCGGTATCGCACCGGCCTCCGCGTATCCCAGGACGGCAGCGGCCTGTTCGCGTACGAGCGACACCAGCAGATCGGTCCGGCCGGACCGCGAGAGCGCGGCGAGCCGTTGGCGCAGCTCCGGTTCCGCGCCGCTTTCGACGGCCGTGGACGTGGCCGTGGACGCTTCGAGCAGCAGCCGCCGCACCTCGGGGAGTTCTCCGATGAGGGGACGGGGGCGGGCCGAGGTGAAGAGGGGGACGAACCGGGCCCAGTCCACGTCCGCCACGGTCACGGTCGTCTCGTCGTGGTCCAGTGCCTGGCCGAGAGCGGTGATCGCCAGGTCGGGGTCCATGGGCCGCAGACCGCGCAGCCGCAGATAGGCGTCGGCGCCGGCGTCGGCCGCCATGCCGGAGCCGTCCCAGGAACCCCAGGCGACCGAGGTGGCGGTTCCGCCGCGGTCGCGCCGCCGCTGGGCGAGGGCGTCGAGGAAGGCGTTCGCCGCGGCGTAGGCGCCCTGGTTCCCGCTGCCCCACACCCCCGCGTTGGACGAGAAGAGAACGAAGGCGTCGAGTTGGTCCGGGGGGAGCGACGCGTCGAGGAGTGCGGCGCCGGCCGCCTTGGCGCCGAGCACCTGGGCGCACTCGCCCGGTGTGGTGTCAAGGAGCGGTGTGAGCTGGCCCACCCCCGCGGTGTGGACGACGGCGTTCGGCGGATGCTCGGCCAGGAGCGCGGTGAGCGCGTCCCGGTCGGTGACGTCGCACGCGACGATCGTCACCTCGGCACCGAGCGCCGTCAGTTCGTCCCTCAGCCGGTCGGCGCCGGGCGCGTCGGGTCCGCGCCTGCCCGTCAGTACCAGGTGGTCCGCGCCCTTGCGGGCGAGCCACCGCGCCACGCCGGCGCCGAGCGCGCCGGTGCCGCCGGTCACCAGGACGGTGCCGCGCGGACGCCAGGGCGAGGGAGCCGATGCGGAGGCCGACGCCGCGCGCACCATCCTGCGGACGTACGTACCCGAGGGCCGTACGGCGATCTGGTCCTCGTCACCGGCCGCGGCCAGGATGTCGGAGAGCCTCTGCCGAGCCCCGGCGTCCAGCGGCTCCGCGGGCAGGTCCAGCAGCCCGCCCCAGCGCTCGGGGTGCTCCAGACCGGCCACCCTGCCGAGCCCCCAGACCTGCGCCTGTACGGGGCTGAGCAGCCGGTCGGAGCGCTGCGCCGCGACCGCGCCCCGGGTGGCGAGCCACAGTGGCGCGTGGCGCCCGTCGAGCGCCTGGACCAGGGCGAGGGTGGCGGCGAGGCCGCGCGGCACCGCCGGGTGGTCGGGGTGCGGTGCCTCGTCCAGGGCCAGCAGCGACAGAACGCCCGACAGGGGCGCCGGCCGCTGGTCGACGGCGTCCGCCACGGCCCCCACCAGCGCGGTGCGATCGACGTCCGCGCAGGACACCAGGAGGGGGACGACGAGGGCGCCGGAGTCGGCCAGGGCGGAGGACACGTCGCTCACCAGGGGGTCGTCGGCGTGCGTTTCCGGGACGGCGAGCAGCCAGCTGCCGGAGAGGCGGCCGGTGGGCGGGGCCGAGAGCGGCCGCCAGGTGATCCGGTAGCGCCATGAGTCGATGAGCGACCGGTCGCGTGCGGTACGACGCCAGGTGGCCAGGGCGGGCAGCAGCTCCCCGACCAGCTCCCCGTCCGCGTCGAGGGTCAGCGCCAGCTCGGTCACGTCGGCCCGTTCGACCGCGTCCCAGAAGCGCGTCTCGGCCTCATGGGCCCGGAGGGGCTCGGCCTCGTCAGGGGACGCGTGGGTGTCGAGCCAGTAGCGCTGCCGCTGGAAGGCATACGTCGGCAACTCGACCCGCCGCGCACCCCCGAACAACGAGGACCAGTCCACCGCCACACCATGGACATACGCCTCCCCCACAGACCGCAAAAACCGGTCCAACCCGCCATCGTCACGACGCAGCGACCCCAAAACCACAGCCCCCGCACCCGCCGCGTCAATGCTCTCCTGCACCCCGACCGCGAGCACCGGATGCGCACTGGCCTCAATAAACACATCGAAACCCTGCGCCAACAACACCTCGGTCGCGGTCGCGAAACGCACCGTCTCCCGCAAATTCCGATACCAGTACTCCGCATCCAACTGCTCGGTATCGATCCAGTCACCCGTCACCGTGGAGAAGAACGGCACCCGGGACCGCACCGGAGCAATCCCGCCCAACTCCTCCAACAACCGCTCCCGCAACACCTCCACACCCACCGAATGCGACGCGTAATCCACCTCAACCCGCCGCGCCCGCACCCCCTCCACCCCACACACCCCAACAAACTCATCCAACGCCTCCCCATCACCCGACACCACAACCGACGAAGGCCCATTGACAGCCGCCACCCCCACCCGGCCATCCCACCGCTCCAACAGCACACCAACCTCATCAGCGGAAACCGCCACCGACACCATGCCCCCACCACCCGCCAACACCCTCAACGCCCGACTCCGCAAAGCCACCACACGCGCCCCGTCCTCCAACGACAACGCACCCGCCACACACGCCGCCGCAATCTCCCCCTGCGAATGCCCCACCACCGCACCCGGCACCACACCAAAGGACTCCCACAACGCCCCCAACGACACCATCACCGCCCACAACACCGGCTGCACCACATCCACCCGCCCCAACGCCACCCCATCCCCCAACACCCCCACCAACGACCAATCCACATACACCGACAAAGCCCGCTCACACTCCGCCATCCGCCCCGCAAACACCGGAGAAACCCCCAACAACTCCACCGCCATCCCCACCCACTGCGACCCCTGCCCCGGAAACACCACCACCGACTTCCCCACACCCGAACCCCCACCAGCAACCAACCCCGGAGCCGAAACCCCCTCGGCCAACGCCACCAAACCAGCACGAAGCCCCCCGACACCATCCCCCACCACCACCGCCCGATCCGGCAACGCCGCCCGCGACGCCGCGAGGGACAGCCCCACATCGGCCGGACACAGATCCGTACGGCCCTCCGTGAACGACACCAGACGCCCCGCCTGCTCACGCAGCGCCCGTTCACCCCGAGCCGACAGCGGCCAGACAACCGGCCCTACCGCGGGTTCGGTCGTGGCCTCCTCGGCCTCGACGTGTTCGAAGATCACATGGGCGTTGGTCCCGCTCATGCCGAACGAGGAGACCCCGGCCCGGCGCGGACGGCCGTCCACCTCCGGCCACTCCCGAGCCTCCGTCAACAGCGACACCCCACCCGACGACCAGTCCACATGCGGCGACGGCTCATCCACATGCAACGTGCGCGGCAACACCCCGTGGCGCATCGCCATCACCATCTTGATGACGCCACCGACACCCGCCGCGGCCGCGCTGTGCCCGATGTTCGACTTCAACGACCCCAGCCACAGCGGACGATCAGCCGGGCGCCCGCGCCCGTACACCGCCTGCAGCGCCTCCGCCTCGATGGGGTCGCCCAGCACCGTGCCCGTGCCGTGCCCCTCCACCGCGTCCACCTCGTCCGGCGACAGCCCGGCGTTCCCCAGTGCCTGCCGGATCACCCGCTGCTGCGACGGCCCGTTCGGCGCCGTCAGCCCGTTGCTCGCCCCGTCCTGGTTCACCGCGCTGCCCCGCACCACCGCCAGTACCGGAAGCCCACGCCGCCGCGCCTCCGACAGCCGCGTCAGCAGCAGTACGCCCACCCCCTCCGCCCATCCCGTCCCGTCCGCGCCCGCCGCGTACGCCTTGCACCGTCCGTCGGCGGACAGCCCCCGCTGCCTGCTGAATTCGATGAACGGTCCCGGGCCGGACAGGATCGTCGCTCCGCCCGCGAGCGCCATCGAGCACTCGCCCTTGCGCAGGCTGTGGCAGGCGAGGTGAAGGGCGACCAGGGACGAGGAGCAGGCCGTGTCCACGGTCACCGCGGGGCCCTCCAGTCCGAGGGTGTAGGCCACCCGCCCGGAGGCGACGCTCGCGGCGGTGCCGGTCAGCAGATGGCCTTCCAGTTCCCCGGGCGCGGACCGGGCGCGGGGGCTGTAGTCCTGGCCGTTCGTACCGGCGTAGACGCCGATCGTGTCGCCGCGTACCGAGGTGGGGGCGATCCCGGCGCGTTCGAAGACCTCCCAGGACGTCTCCAGCAGCAGCCGCTGCTGCGGGTCCATCGCCAGCGCCTCACGCGGACTGATCCCGAAGAACTCCGCGTCGAACTCCCCCGCGTCATGGACGAACCCGCCCTGGGTGACATAGGACGTGCCCGGCTCGTCCGGATCGGTGGAGTGGAGCGCGTCCAGATCCCAGCCACGGTCGGCCGGGAAGTCCGATACCGCGTCCACCTGGTCGTGGACGAGCCGCCACAGGTCCTCCGGTGAGCGGACCCCGCCGGGGTAGCGGCACGCCATGGCCACGATCGCGACCGGCTCGGCCTCGGCGGTTTCGACCTCCTGCAGCCGCTGCCGGGTCTTCCGCAGTTCGGCGGTCATCCACTTGAGGTGGTCCAGGAGCTCTTCTTCGTTGGCCATTCGGTACGCAACTCCTCGGATCGGGCCGTCGGCCGTGGTTCCCCGGCCGGGTCAGGCTTTGCCGAACTCCTGGTGGATGAGGTCGAACAGGTCGTCCGCGGTGGCCCCGTCCAGTTCCTCGTCCCGCGCGTGGTCGTCGTCGGTGTCCCGGGCCGGTCCGGGCCGTGCCGCCGAGGGGCCGGTGCGGTCCGGGAGGAGCGCGGACAGGCGTTCCCGGACGGTGGTGTGGGCGGGGTCGTCGGCGGGGAGCACCGCCAGCGCGGACTCCAGCTCCTGGAGCGTGCGCAACGCCCGCCCACCGGAGCCGGAGCCGGAGCCGGAGTCGGGCCCGGAGCCGGAGTCGAGGATCTCCGTCCGCAGATGGCGGGCGATGCTCTCCGGGGTGGGGTGGTCGAAGGCGAGCGCGGCGGGCAGTCGCAGACCGGTGGCCGCGACCAGCCGGTTGCGGAAGTCGACGGCGGTCAGCGAGTCGAAGCCCAGGTCGCGGAAGGCCCGGTCCGGATCGACGGTACGGGCCGAGGGGTGGCCCAGAGCCGCCGCGGCGTGCTCGCGCACCAGGTCCAGCACCAGTTGGTCCCGCTCCGGCTCGGGCGCGCGGGCCAGTCGTTCGGCCAGCGTGGGCCCGGACGGGTCCGGGGCGACGGCCACCGTTTCCTCCGCCGTCCGCCGCACCTCCGCCAGGTCGCCGATCAGCGGGCTCGGGCGCAGCGCGGTGAAGCCCGGGGCGAACCGCTCCCAGTCCACATCGGCCACGACCACACAGGCCGGGCCGCCCGGCGCGTCCCACAGGGCGTCCACCGCGAGCCGGGGGCTGAGGGTCCGCAGACCGCGGCGGCGCAGGTGGTCCTCCGCCGCGGCGGCCATTCCGCCCTCGGCCCAGGGCCCCCAGGCCACCGAGGTGGCGCACCGGCCACGGTCCCGGCGCTGCTCGGCCAGCGCGTCGAGGAAGGCGTTGGCCGCCGCGTAAGCGCCCTGTCCACCGCTGCCCCAGACGGCGGCGATGGACGAGAACAGGACGAAGGCGTCGAGGGGTTCGTCGGCGAACAGCTCGTCCAGGTGCACCGCACCGGTGGCCTTGGCGGACACCACCGCGTCGTAGTCGCCGAGGTCGGTGCGTACGTCCGGCATCTCGGGCGCTCCGGCGGCGTGGACGACGGCGGTGACCGGCGGGCCGGCGTCGCGGAGCCCGTCGACGAGGGCGGCCAGGGCGTTCCGGTCGGTGACGTCGCAGGCGGCCATGGTGACCGCCGCGCCCAGGCCGGTCAGTTCGCCCTCCAGGGCGGCGGCACCCGGCGCCGACCGGCCTCGGCGGCTGACGAGCACCAGGTGCTCGGCGCCCTCACGGGCCAGGGCGCGGGCGACGTGTGCGCCCAGGGTGCCGGTGCCGCCAGTGATCAGTACGGTGCCTCGTGGCCGCCACCGAGGTGTCCGGGGGGCCTGTCCGTCACGGACCAGCCTGCGGCCGAACAGCCCGGCGGGCCGCACCGCCAGCTGGTCCTCGTCCTGTCCGCCCGTCAGCGCCGTGGCGAACCACTCCCGTGTGCGGTGGTCCCACGTGTCGGGGAGATCGATGAGCCCGCCCCACAGCTCGGGGTGTTCGAGGGCCATCACCCGTCCCAGGCCCCACAGCTCGCCCTGCGGGGCGCTGGTGAGCGGGTCGCCGGGGCCGGTCGAGACCGCGCCGCGGGTCGCACACCACAGGGGTGCGGTGAGGTTGCGGCCGATCTCCGTCTCCAGCAGGGCGAGGGTGTGCCGGAGACCTGGGGGGACGGCCGGTTCCCCGTCGTCCGGGGCGTCGTCCAGGGCGAGCAGGGACAGCACACCGGTCACCCCGGGAGGCGCGGCGGCCAGCCCCTCGGCGAGGCTCGTCCGGTCGCTCACCAGGACGGTCCGGGTGCGGGCGCCGCGTTCGTCCAGCGCCCGCTGCGCCCCTTCGGCGGCCGGGTGGGCCACGAGCGCGGCGGGCACGAGGATGAGCCAGGTGGCGGCGGACGCGGCGGCGGGCTGGAGGTCGAGGGGTTTCCAGGTGACGCGGTAGCGGCGGCGGTCCGCCTCGGCCCGTTCCCGCCGGCCGCGCCGCCAGGCGGAGAGGGCGGGCAGGACGGCGCTCCACGGCTGCTCGTCGGCCACCTCCAGCATCGTGCCCAGCGCCTGGTGGTCGGCGCGCTCCACGGCGTCCCAGAAGGGCGCGTCCACGGTGTCGTTGAGGGTCCGCCCCGGGTCCGTGGCCGGGGTCGTGGCCGGGTCCAGCCAGTAGCGGCGGCCCCGGAAGGTGTACGCGGGAAGGTCCACCCGCCGGGCCCCGGTGTCCTCGAACACCGCCGGCCAGGCGATCCGGCGCCCTCTGACGTGGGCGGTGCCGAGCGCCGCCCACAGGCTCTCGGCCTCGGGGCGGCCGGTGCGCAGGGCGGGCACCAGCGCCACGTCGCAGCCCGGCGGCAGGCAGTCCTGGCCCATGGCGCTGAGCACACCGTCCGGGCCGATTTCGATGAACGTACGGACGTCCTGGTCCGCCAGGTACCGCATGCCGTCCAGGAAGCGCACGGTGTGGCGGACGTGCCGCACCCAGTACTCGGGCGTGCCGATCTCCTCCGGGCTGGCGGGGCGGCCGGTGAGGTCGGACACCACGGGGATCCGGGGCGTTTCGTACCTCACGGTCTCCGCCACCCGCCGGAAGTCGTCGAGCACGGGGTCCATGAGCGGTGAGTGGAAGGCGTGCCCGGTCCGCAGCCGCTTCGCCTTCCGGCCCCGGTCCGTCCAGTGGGCGGCGAGCCGTGCGATGTCCTCGTCCGCGCCGGAGAGCACGACGGACGTCGGCCCGTTCACGGCCGCGACACCGACCCCGTCGGGCAGGGACTCCAGGACCTCGGCCTCGGACGCCCGCACCGCCACCATCGCCCCGCCCGGGGGGAGCGCCTGCATCAGCCGGCCGCGCGCCGCCACCAGCCGGCACGCGTCCTCCAGGGAGAACACGCCCGCGACATGCGCGGCGGCCAGCTCGCCCAGCGAATGCCCCAGCAGCGCGTCGGGCCGTACGCCCCACCGCTCCAGCAGCCGGAACAGCGCCACCTCCACCGCGAACAGGGCGGGCTGGGCGGTCGCGGTCCGGTCCAGCGCGGCCGCGTCGTCGCCGAAGACCGTGCACCGCAGCGGCAGGTCCATGTGCTCGCACACCGCGTCGAACGCCGCCGCGAACACCGGGTAGGTCTCGTACAGCTCCCGTCCCATACCGGGGCGCTGCGCGCCTTGTCCCGTGAACAGGAAGGCCACCTTGCCGTCCTTCGCGGTGCCCTCGACGACGCCCGGCGAGGGGGTCCCGTCCAGCAGCGTGTCCAGACCGCGGAGCAGTTCCGTACGGTCGGCCCCGATCACCACGGCCTGATGGGCGAGTGCGGCGCGCGAGGTGGCCAGGGAGAACGCCACGTCGCGGGGGTGGTCGTGGCGTCCCGGTCCCTGGAGGTGGGCCCGGAGTCCGCGGGCCTGTGTGCGCAGCGCGTCCGGGCCGGAGGCGGCAAGGAGCCAGGGGACGACCCCGGGGCGGGGCCGGGGAGTCTCGGGCGCGTCAGAGGTCTCGGGCGCGTCGGGCCCGTCGGCGGCGTCGGGCGCGTCAGAGGTCTCGGGCACGTCGGAGGCGTCGGGCACGTCGGCGGCGGGGTCGGACGCGTCGGAAACGTCGGTCGCGTCGGAGGCGGGGTCCGGGGTGTGTTCGATGATCACATGGGCGTTGGTGCCGCTCATTCCGAACGAGGAGATGCCGGCCCGGCGCGGACGGCCGTCCACCTCCGGCCACTCCCGAGCCTCCGTCAACAGCGACACCCCACCCGACGACCAGTCCACATGCGGCGACGGCTCATCCACATGCAACGTGCGCGGCAACACCCCGTGCCGCATCGCCATCACCATCTTGATCACACCCGCCACACCCGCCGCCGCCTGCGCATGCCCAATATTCGACTTCAACGACCCCAACCACAACGGCCGATCAACCGCACGCCCCTGCCCATACGTCGCCAACAACGCCTGCGCCTCGATCGGATCACCCAGCGACGTCCCCGTCCCATGCCCCTCCACCACATCGACATCACCCGACGACAACCCCGCACCCACCAACGCCTGCCGGATCACCCGCTGCTGCGACGGACCATTCGGCGCCGTCAAACCATTCGACGCACCATCCTGATTCACCGCACTACCCCGCACCACCGCCAACACCCGAAGCCCACGCCGCCGCGCCTCCGACAACCGCGTCACCAACAACACACCCACACCCTCCGCCCACCCCGTACCGTCCGCCGACGCCGAGAACGCCTTGCACCGCCCATCGGCAGCCAACCCCCGCTGCCTGCTGAACTCCACGAAGCCCCCGGGCGTGGACATCACGGCGACGCCGCCGACCAGCGCCTGGGCGCACTCCCCCGCGGCGAGGGCCGTCGCCGCCAGGTGCAGGGCCACCAGCGACGACGAGCAGGCGGTGTCCACCGTCAGCGCCGGGCCCTCGAGGCCGAAGGTGTAGGAGATGCGTCCGGCGAGCACGCCCGCCGCGTTGCCGGTGAGCAGATGCCCTTCCAGCTCCCGCGCCGCGGGCCCGGCCAGGGAGAGGTAGTCCTGTCCGCTGGTGCCGATGAACACGCCGGTCGTCCGGTCCCGGAGGGACGTGGGGTCCACACCGGCCCGTTCGGCGGCCTCCCAGGAGACCTCCAGCAACTGCCGCTGCTGGGGGTCCATGGCCAGCGCTTCCCGCGGCGAGATGCCGAAGAAGTCCGCGTCGAACCGGGTGGCGTCGTCCAGGAAGCCGCCGTGGCGGACGTACGACGTCCCCGGCCGGTCCGGATCGGGGTCGTACAGCCGCTCCAGGTCCCACCCCCGGTCGGCCGGGAACGGGGCGACGGCGTCACCGCCGCGGTCCACCAGTTCCCACAGGTCCTCCGGCGACCGTACGCCGCCGGGCAGTCGGCAGGCCATCCCGACGATCGCGACGGGCTCCTCCGAGCGCGCTCCGGTCACCGTGAGGGCGTCGTCGACGGCGTCGTCCGCCCCGCCGAGGAGCTCGGCCCTCAGCTGCCGGGCGAGGGCGTGCGGGGTGGGGTGGTCGAACGCGAGCGTGGGCGGCAGCTCCAGGCCGGTCGCCGCGTTCAGCCGGTTCCGCAGCTCGACCGCGGTGACGGAGTCGAAGCCCAGGTCCCTGAAGGCGCGTTCGGCACCGACTGCGGCCGGGGATCCGTGGCCCAGCACGGTGGCCACCTGGAGCCGCACCAGGTCCAGCAGCCCACGCTCCTGTTCGGCCTCCGGCCGCCCCGCGAGCCGCTCCCGCAGCGGGGACTCCCCCGTGGCGACGGCCGGGGGCGGGGCGGCGGGCGCCACCTCGGGCATGGTCGTCCCGGTGTCCAGCCAGTAGCGGGTGCGCTGGAAGGCGTAGGTCGGCAGGTCCACCCGCCGGGCCCCGGTGCCGTCGAACACCGCTTCCCAGTCGGGGCCGACGCCCCTGATGTGCAGCCGGCCGAGCGCCGTCGTCAGCGCTTGGGCGTCCGGCCGGTTCGTGCGGAGCGCCGGTATGAACGCGATGTCCGCACCGCCGGTCGGGCACTGGTCCCCCAGGGCGCCCAGGGTGCCGTCCGGGCCCAGCTCCAGGAAGGTCCGCACGCCCTGGTCCACCAGCCACCGGACACCGTCGGCGAACCGTACGGTGCCGCGGACGTGCCGCACCCAGTAGTCGGGGGAGCCGATCTCCTCGGCGTCGGCGGCCGTGCCGGTGAGGTTGGAGACGACGGGGATTCGCGGCGGGTGGAAGGCCACGGTCTCCGCGACCGCGCGGAACTCCGCCAGCATGGCGTCCATGTGCCGCGAGTGGAAGGCGCGGTCCACCCGCAGCCGCGTCGCCTTGCGCCCTTCGGCGGTCCAGGACCGGGCGAGTTCCCCGACCGCGTCCTCGTCCCCCGAGACCACCGTGGACGACGGGCTGTTGACCGCGGCGATGTCCACCCGGTCCGCCAGACCGTTCAGCGCGGCACGCACCTCGGCCTCCCCTGCCCGCAGCGCGACCATGGCCCCGCCGGGGGGCAGCTCCCCCATCAGCCGGCCGCGGGCGGCCACCAGGCGGCACGCGTCCGCCAGCGAGAACACGCCCGCCAGATGTGCCGCCGTCAGTTCGCCCACCGAGTGCCCGAGCAGCCGGGTGGGGTGCACCCCCCGCCGCTCCAGGGACCGGAACAGCGCCACCTCCAGTGCGAACAGCGCGGCCTGGGTGTACGCGGTGTGGTCCAGCGGCTCGGGGTCGTCGCCGAACACCACCTCCGCGAGGGGACGTTCGAGGTGTGCGGCGAAATGCCCGCCCACTTCGTCGAAGGCGGCGGCGAAGACCGGGTCGTCCCGGTGCAGCTCCCGGCCCATGCCCAGGCGCTGGGACCCCTGGCCGGACAGGAGGAAGGCGAGCTCGCCGGGGGCCTTGGCGCCCTGGACGAGCTGGGGTGCGGGCCGGTCGTCGGCCAGGGCGGTGAGCCCGTCGCGCAGCTCGGCGGTGGTCGCGCCGGTCACCACGGCCCGGTG encodes the following:
- a CDS encoding type I polyketide synthase yields the protein MSNEEKPLSNEEKLRDYLRRVTADLKKANRRLRQYEEREHEPIAVIGIGCRFPGGVRSPEALWELVRDGVDAVSDFPSDRGWDVDSLYDPDPDRPGTSYVRHGGFLHDAADFDPGFFGISPREALAIDPQQRLLLETSWEAFEHAGIDPARLRGSDTGVFTGVMYNDYASRLRVVPEEFEAYLGNGSAASVASGRLAYTFGLVGPAITVDTACSSSLVALHLAGQALRRGECSMALAGGVTVMSTPAGFVEFSRQRALSPDGRCRAFAAGADGTGWSEGAGVLLIERLSDALRLGHPVLAVVRGSAVNQDGASNGLTAPNGPSQQRVIQQALESAGLSADEVDAVEAHGTGTTLGDPIEAQALLATYGQGRAADRPLGLGSLKSNIGHAQAAAGVGGVIKMVMAMRHGVLPKTLHVDEPTPHVDWSSGAMSLLTEAREWPRADGRPRRAAVSSFGISGTNAHVIVEEAPAGRPTTAPEEPSATLAAVPWVVSGDTPDALRAQARSLLTAMSGDTAPRPLDVGFSLATTRAVREHRAVVTGATTAELRDGLTALADDRPAPQLVQGAKAPGELAFLLSGQGSQRLGMGRELHRDDPVFAAAFDEVGGHFAAHLERPLAEVVFGDDPEPLDHTAYTQAALFALEVALFRSLERRGVHPTRLLGHSVGELTAAHLAGVFSLADACRLVAARGRLMGELPPGGAMVALRAGEAEVRAALNGLADRVDIAAVNSPSSTVVSGDEDAVGELARSWTAEGRKATRLRVDRAFHSRHMDAMLAEFRAVAETVAFHPPRIPVVSNLTGTAADAEEIGSPDYWVRHVRGTVRFADGVRWLVDQGVRTFLELGPDGTLGALGDQCPTGGADIAFIPALRTNRPDAQALTTALGRLHIRGVGPDWEAVFDGTGARRVDLPTYAFQRTRYWLDTGTTMPEVAPAAPPPAVATGESPLRERLAGRPEAEQERGLLDLVRLQVATVLGHGSPAAVGAERAFRDLGFDSVTAVELRNRLNAATGLELPPTLAFDHPTPHALARQLRAELLGGADDAVDDALTVTGARSEEPVAIVGMACRLPGGVRSPEDLWELVDRGGDAVAPFPADRGWDLERLYDPDPDRPGTSYVRHGGFLDDATRFDADFFGISPREALAMDPQQRQLLEVSWEAAERAGVDPTSLRDRTTGVFIGTSGQDYLSLAGPAARELEGHLLTGNAAGVLAGRISYTFGLEGPALTVDTACSSSLVALHLAATALAAGECAQALVGGVAVMSTPGGFVEFSRQRGLAADGRCKAFSASADGTGWAEGVGVLLVTRLSEARRRGLRVLAVVRGSAVNQDGASNGLTAPNGPSQQRVIRQALVGAGLSSGDVDVVEGHGTGTSLGDPIEAQALLATYGQGRAVDRPLWLGSLKSNIGHAQAAAGVAGVIKMVMAMRHGVLPRTLHVDEPSPHVDWSSGGVSLLTEAREWPEVDGRPRRAGISSFGMSGTNAHVIIEHTPDPASDATDVSDASDPAADVPDASDVPETSDAPDAADGPDAPETSDAPETPRPRPGVVPWLLAASGPDALRTQARGLRAHLQGPGRHDHPRDVAFSLATSRAALAHQAVVIGADRTELLRGLDTLLDGTPSPGVVEGTAKDGKVAFLFTGQGAQRPGMGRELYETYPVFAAAFDAVCEHMDLPLRCTVFGDDAAALDRTATAQPALFAVEVALFRLLERWGVRPDALLGHSLGELAAAHVAGVFSLEDACRLVAARGRLMQALPPGGAMVAVRASEAEVLESLPDGVGVAAVNGPTSVVLSGADEDIARLAAHWTDRGRKAKRLRTGHAFHSPLMDPVLDDFRRVAETVRYETPRIPVVSDLTGRPASPEEIGTPEYWVRHVRHTVRFLDGMRYLADQDVRTFIEIGPDGVLSAMGQDCLPPGCDVALVPALRTGRPEAESLWAALGTAHVRGRRIAWPAVFEDTGARRVDLPAYTFRGRRYWLDPATTPATDPGRTLNDTVDAPFWDAVERADHQALGTMLEVADEQPWSAVLPALSAWRRGRRERAEADRRRYRVTWKPLDLQPAAASAATWLILVPAALVAHPAAEGAQRALDERGARTRTVLVSDRTSLAEGLAAAPPGVTGVLSLLALDDAPDDGEPAVPPGLRHTLALLETEIGRNLTAPLWCATRGAVSTGPGDPLTSAPQGELWGLGRVMALEHPELWGGLIDLPDTWDHRTREWFATALTGGQDEDQLAVRPAGLFGRRLVRDGQAPRTPRWRPRGTVLITGGTGTLGAHVARALAREGAEHLVLVSRRGRSAPGAAALEGELTGLGAAVTMAACDVTDRNALAALVDGLRDAGPPVTAVVHAAGAPEMPDVRTDLGDYDAVVSAKATGAVHLDELFADEPLDAFVLFSSIAAVWGSGGQGAYAAANAFLDALAEQRRDRGRCATSVAWGPWAEGGMAAAAEDHLRRRGLRTLSPRLAVDALWDAPGGPACVVVADVDWERFAPGFTALRPSPLIGDLAEVRRTAEETVAVAPDPSGPTLAERLARAPEPERDQLVLDLVREHAAAALGHPSARTVDPDRAFRDLGFDSLTAVDFRNRLVAATGLRLPAALAFDHPTPESIARHLRTEILDSGSGPDSGSGSGSGGRALRTLQELESALAVLPADDPAHTTVRERLSALLPDRTGPSAARPGPARDTDDDHARDEELDGATADDLFDLIHQEFGKA